A stretch of Chelmon rostratus isolate fCheRos1 chromosome 18, fCheRos1.pri, whole genome shotgun sequence DNA encodes these proteins:
- the LOC121622019 gene encoding E3 ubiquitin-protein ligase rnf146-like — translation MAGCGEVDCSVNALAPSKLIEDVGDTCAADPSTSTSTPECAICLQSCIHPVRLPCCHVFCFLCVKGASWHSKRCALCRQEIPEDFLERPVLLSPDELKAAAAGVSRSVGSGAVSCGDFVWYYEGRNGWWQYDERTSRELEEAFSKGSKSTEMLIAGFLYVADLENMVQYRRNEHGRRRKIKRDVVDIPKKGVAGLRLDPEPVPIPALPVVTPVATERISSADGSDTAGQSQSSSFGIMVSLPPVRPPTLLGRHLTSPLSPSPSTLEESFSQLLISQPEGEEVEGDDEPQTYEYASGSSESEEERECEGEESMPRRRHRQRTLRERQPARMPPRGGASSSALSLRSRSPDGQCTVTEV, via the coding sequence atGGCAGGCTGTGGAGAAGTGGACTGCTCAGTGAATGCCCTTGCCCCCTCCAAGCTGATAGAGGACGTAGGTGATACTTGTGCTGCGGACCCTTCCACTTCCACCAGCACCCCAGAGTGTGCCAtctgcctgcagagctgcatccACCCCGTACGCCTCCCATGTTGCCACgtcttctgtttcctgtgtgtgaaaGGTGCCTCCTGGCACAGCAAGCGCTGTGCTCTCTGCCGACAAGAAATCCCAGAGGACTTCCTGGAGCGGCCGGTTCTCCTCTCACCTGATgaactgaaagcagcagctgcgGGAGTGAGCCGGAGTGTAGGGTCAGGGGCCGTTTCTTGTGGAGACTTTGTATGGTACTATGAGGGCCGCAACGGCTGGTGGCAGTATGATGAGAGGACCAGCCGTGAGTTGGAGGAGGCCTTCTCTAAGGGCAGTAAGAGCACGGAGATGCTGATTGCAGGGTTCCTTTATGTGGCTGACCTTGAGAACATGGTGCAGTATCGCCGGAATGAGCATGGCCGCAGACGCAAGATAAAACGCGATGTTGTAGATATCCCCAAGAAGGGAGTCGCGGGACTGAGGTTAGATCCTGAACCTGTCCCAATTCCTGCATTACCAGTCGTCACCCCAGTTGCAACAGAACGCATCAGCTCAGCTGATGGATCAGACACTGCAGGCCAATCACAGTCTTCTTCCTTTGGGATTATGGTGTCTCTTCCCCCCGTTAGACCTCCAACACTCCTGGGCCGCCATCTTACCAGTCCCCTTTCTCCTTCACCCTCAACCCTGGAAGAGTCTTTCTCCCAGCTCCTAATCAGCCAGCCAGAGGGTGAAGAGGTTGAAGGAGACGATGAGCCACAGACGTATGAGTATGCATCCGGCAGCAGTGAGAGCGAGGAGGAAAGGGAGTGCGAGGGAGAGGAATCGATGCCACGGAGAAGACATAGGCAAAGAACGCTAAGAGAGAGGCAGCCAGCCAGAATGCCTCCAAGGGGGGGGGCCTCCAGCTCTGCACTCAGTCTCCGCTCACGTAGTCCTGATGGACAGTGCACTGTGACAGAAGTGTGA